One part of the Terriglobia bacterium genome encodes these proteins:
- a CDS encoding porin, giving the protein MRTPRFRSPARAAAAALLGCALAVLPCAASDPPKPWYEQLTVNAFLSASYSYNFNRPESGLNRYRVFDFDDNTFKFDVAEIVLQKPVREPLDVGFRVDVAFGSSIPRVVAAADVGSGREGAQDYDVHQGFLTWIAPVGSGLKLDFGKFITHHGYEVIEGYDGYDDNATRSFLFGYAIPFTHTGVRAAYAFSGKVSAMLMVVNGWDNGKDNNASKSVGAQATLTPTASLTIYLNGMTGPERDGDDRHARTMLDLAATFKASDRLSLGINFDRGSEEDAPVTEGLSRNASWGGGAVYAKVAVTPKLSLALRAEQFDDSDGFRTGTAQRLREITLTPEYRASPHLVLRGDLRLDTSDAEVFEKDARAADRQATALFNAIVVF; this is encoded by the coding sequence GTGCGGACGCCGCGCTTCCGGAGCCCGGCGAGGGCGGCCGCGGCCGCTCTGCTCGGATGCGCCCTCGCCGTCCTCCCCTGCGCCGCCTCGGACCCGCCGAAGCCCTGGTACGAGCAGCTCACGGTCAACGCGTTCCTCTCCGCCAGCTATTCGTACAACTTCAACCGGCCGGAATCGGGCTTGAACCGTTACCGCGTGTTCGACTTCGACGACAACACGTTCAAGTTCGACGTGGCCGAGATCGTGCTCCAGAAGCCGGTCAGGGAGCCGCTGGACGTGGGCTTCCGCGTGGACGTCGCCTTCGGCTCCTCGATCCCCCGCGTGGTGGCCGCCGCGGACGTCGGGAGCGGGAGGGAAGGGGCCCAGGACTACGACGTGCACCAGGGGTTCCTGACCTGGATCGCGCCGGTCGGCTCCGGCCTCAAGCTCGACTTCGGCAAGTTCATCACTCACCACGGGTACGAGGTGATCGAGGGGTACGACGGCTACGACGACAACGCGACCCGGTCGTTCCTCTTCGGCTACGCCATCCCCTTCACCCATACCGGCGTGCGGGCCGCCTATGCCTTCAGCGGAAAGGTGTCCGCGATGCTCATGGTGGTCAACGGCTGGGACAACGGGAAGGACAACAACGCTTCCAAGTCGGTCGGGGCGCAGGCGACGCTGACCCCGACCGCGTCCCTCACGATCTACCTCAACGGCATGACCGGCCCCGAGCGCGACGGCGACGACCGCCACGCCCGAACGATGCTCGATCTCGCCGCGACCTTCAAGGCGAGCGACCGGCTGTCGTTGGGGATCAATTTCGACCGCGGGAGCGAGGAGGACGCGCCCGTTACCGAGGGCCTCTCTAGGAACGCGTCCTGGGGCGGCGGCGCGGTCTACGCGAAAGTGGCCGTGACGCCGAAGCTCTCCCTCGCCCTGCGCGCGGAGCAGTTCGACGACTCGGACGGCTTCAGGACCGGCACGGCGCAGAGGCTTCGGGAGATCACGCTGACCCCCGAGTACCGCGCGAGCCCGCACCTCGTGCTGCGGGGGGACCTCCGCCTGGACACGTCGGACGCCGAAGTCTTCGAGAAGGACGCCCGTGCCGCCGACCGCCAGGCCACGGCGCTCTTCAACGCGATCGTCGTCTTCTGA